Proteins co-encoded in one Pseudophryne corroboree isolate aPseCor3 chromosome 1, aPseCor3.hap2, whole genome shotgun sequence genomic window:
- the LOC134901675 gene encoding putative nuclease HARBI1 codes for MSIHIAAEALPPQPTPALPPQPPAPQPQPAPHQPRQRRRARPPIFRTRVRLFGMPDDVVVRRYRLPPHLILDTLSIIESDLESEIRYPTAIPPLTQFLAVLHFLATGSFQHVVGDLVGMSQGQFSKVLRRVCQAFLKRVKQFIAMPLDVGALDVVKRQFAEGGSRFPHVIGVVDGTHVAIQPPKHNEEIYRNRKLFHSLNVMVVCGPSLQILSLNAKFTGSSHDAYVIRQSGIWQRLRSSQRPDMWLLGDRGYPCTPWLMTPYRNPRPGPQMAFNSALTATRQLVERTIGVLKGRFRVLHRTGGDIMYSPEMASKIVVLCAILHNIAVRSSVELPQAEELPDEEPGVVPRFGGGSVTRRGSQVRARIVAEYFS; via the exons atgtcaatacatattgcggcagaagccctacctccccaacccacgccagcactcccaccccaaccgccagccccacaaccacagccggctcctcatcaaccaaggcaacggaggcgtgctaggccaccaattttcagaacccgtgtcagactttttgggatgccagatgatgtggtggtgcgtagataccggctgccaccacatctaatcctagacactctctccataatagagagtgatctggagtctgaaattcggtatcctacagcaataccaccattgacacaattccttgcagtgttacattttttggccacaggatcattccagcatgtggttggagacctggttggcatgtcgcagggccagttcagtaaggtcctgcgacgtgtctgccaggctttcctcaagcgtgttaagcaatttattgctatgcctttggatgttggtgccctagatgtggtgaagcggcaatttgcggaaggtggtagtcgcttcccacatgttattggggttgtggatggcacacatgtagctattcagccaccaaaacataatgaagaaatttatagaaacaggaaactgtttcattctctgaatgtaatggttgtttgtgggccatccctccagatcctttccctgaacgcaaagtttactggaagttcccatgatgcgtatgtcattagacaatcagggatatggcagagattaagatcaagtcaacgaccagacatgtggttattgg gagaccgtggatatccttgcaccccctggctcatgactccttaccgtaatcccaggccaggaccacagatggcatttaactccgcgcttactgccactaggcagctggtggagcgcacaattggtgtcctgaaagggcggtttcgtgtgctccaccgcactggtggcgacatcatgtattcgccggagatggcaagtaaaatagtggtcctgtgcgcaatactccataatatcgcggtaaggagtagtgtagagcttcctcaggcagaggaattgcctgatgaggagccaggggttgtgccacgcttcggtggggggagtgtgacacggagggggagccaagtgagggcaagaattgtagcagaatatttcag ctga